The following coding sequences are from one Nicotiana tabacum cultivar K326 chromosome 1, ASM71507v2, whole genome shotgun sequence window:
- the LOC107791312 gene encoding transcription factor bHLH91-like, translated as MELQQLVNHEMQHSYNTNNSNNSAIANSLTQEFVHESSSHQGPSFDQSNWGDISFPQFHHQLEDHHFQAPLHTDMFPLHMTCSFSFTNTTHISSDAIRDLHTADGASTSTAIYGPSLFPLNLPPNSPLIRELVHSTFGSLFNGMDTEVSGDLYQDAGEGKSRFDNGIFEFSADTSCMTKDRENKEIKHFAADRQKRVHLNDKYKALRSLVPNPTKNDRASIVGDAIMYINELKRTVNELKILVDKKMCCRDRIKRQKSGPMNSADVKLRNEVDRSSLRSSWLQRKTTNTNEVDRSSLRSSWLQRKTTNTEVDVRIVDDEVTVKLVQPKRINCLLFVSKVLDDLQLDLHHVAGGLIGDCYSFLFNSKICEGSTVYAIAIANKLIEIVDTEISPCNTTSTPLQDCQRLLYK; from the exons ATGGAGCTTCAGCAGCTAGTGAATCATGAGATGCAACATAGTTATAATACCAACAACAGCAACAATAGCGCAATTGCCAACTCTTTAACGCAAGAATTTGTGCATGAATCGAGTAGTCATCAAGGACCATCTTTTGATCAATCAAATTGGGGAGATATAAGTTTTCCTCAGTTCCATCATCAATTAGAGGATCATCATTTTCAAGCTCCATTGCATACCGATATGTTTCCTTTACACATGACTTGTTCATTTTCCTTCACAAACACAACTCATATATCTTCAGATGCCATAAGGGACTTACATACAGCGGATGGTGCCTCAACTTCAACTGCAATCTATGGTCCTTCTTTATTTCCTTTGAATCTTCCCCCAAATTCCCCTTTAATCAGAGAATTAGTCCATTCAACTTTTGGCTCTCTTTTTAATGGTATGGATACAGAAGTGAGTGGTGATTTATACCAAGATGCAGGGGAAGGAAAAAGTCGTTTCGATAAtggaatttttgagttttctgCAGATACGAGTTGTATGACAAAAGATAGGGAAAATAAAGAGATCAAGCATTTTGCTGCTGATAGGCAAAAGAGGGTGCATCTGAATGACAAGTACAAAGCTTTGAGAAGTTTGGTCCCTAACCCCACCAAG AATGATAGAGCATCAATTGTGGGGGATGCTATTATGTACATCAATGAGCTGAAGAGGACAGTAAATGAGCTCAAAATTCTGGTGGACAAGAAAATGTGCTGCAGAGACAGAATCAAGAGGCAAAAGAGCGGTCCCATGAATAGTGCTGATGTGAAGCTTAGGAATGAAGTTGATCGATCTTCATTAAGAAGCTCGTGGCTTCAGAGGAAGACCACCAATACTAATGAAGTTGATCGATCTTCATTAAGAAGCTCGTGGCTTCAGAGGAAGACCACCAATACTGAAGTTGATGTCCGGATCGTGGACGATGAAGTCACTGTCAAACTTGTCCAGCCGAAGAGAATCAATTGTCTTCTCTTTGTATCTAAGGTCCTAGATGACCTTCAACTGGATCTTCACCATGTTGCTGGCGGACTTATTGGCGATTGTTACAGCTTTTTGTTTAACTCCAAG ATTTGTGAAGGATCTACAGTGTATGCAATTGCTATAGCAAACAAGCTCATTGAGATTGTGGATACTGAAATTTCACCATGTAATACCACTTCTACTCCTTTACAAG ATTGTCAGAGGCTTCTATACAAATGA